Below is a genomic region from Pseudomonas svalbardensis.
AGGTCCAGGCACACCGAGTTGATGCAATAACGCAGGCCGGTCGGCGGCGGACCATCCGGGAACACGTGCCCAAGGTGCGCATCGCATTTGGCACAGACCACTTCGGTGCGGATCATGCCGTGGCTGACGTCACGGATCTCGACCATGGCGCTGTCACCGATCGGAGCATAGAAGCTCGGCCAGCCGCAGCCGGAGTCGAATTTGGTTTTGGAGTCGAACAGCAGCTCGTTGCAGCAGATGCAGTGGTAAACACCATCGACCTTGCTGTCGTTGTATTTGCCGGAGAACGGCCGTTCAGTGCCTTTGAGGCGGCAAACGTTGTACTGCTCCGGATCGAGCATCGCCCGCCATTCTTCCAGGGTTTTTTCCAACTTTTCCATCATCACACCTCAGCAGCTGAAAAAGCCCGATCTGTACCTTTTCCACGGATCGGGCGGCACGTATGATTGCGCCTCGTCAAACGCCAGTCTGGCAGCCAGACCTCGCGCATTCAAACGGATTTATGGGTGCTGCCTCTCAAGGCGCCAGGCCTGTGTGAATACGCAGGATTCCCAGTACGGTCGTTCATACGCCGCCTGGATCGTTCATTTTCGGGAACACATCGCCATGCAGGTCAGCAAATCGAACAAGCTCGCCAACGTCTGCTACGACATTCGCGGCCCAGTGCTCAAGCACGCCAAACGCCTGGAAGAGGAAGGCCATCGCATCCTCAAGCTGAACATCGGCAACCCGGCGCCTTTTGGTTTCGAAGCGCCGGATGAAATCCTTCAGGACGTCATCCGCAACCTGCCGACTGCTCAGGGCTACAGCGATTCCAAAGGTCTGTTCAGCGCCCGCAAGGCCGTGATGCAGTACTACCAGCAAAAGCAGGTAGAAGGCGTCGGCATCGAAGACATCTATTTGGGTAACGGCGTTTCCGAGCTGATCGTGATGTCGATGCAGGCCCTGCTCAACAACGGCGACGAAGTGCTGGTGCCGGCCCCGGACTACCCGCTGTGGACCGCCGCGGTGAGCCTGTCGGGCGGCAACCCGGTGCATTACCTGTGCGACGAGCAAGCCAACTGGTGGCCGGATCTGGCCGACATCAAGGCCAAGATCACCCCGAACACCAAAGCACTGGTGATCATCAACCCGAACAACCCGACGGGCGCGGTGTATTCGAAAGAAGTCCTGCTGGGCATGCTGGAACTGGCCCGTCAGCACAACCTGGTGGTTTTTTCCGACGAGATCTACGACAAGATTCTGTACGACGATGCCGTGCACATCTGCACGGCTTCCCTGGCGCCAGATCTGCTGTGCCTGACGTTCAACGGTCTGTCAAAGTCATATCGCGTGGCGGGTTTTCGTTCCGGCTGGATCGCCATTTCAGGCCCGAAACACCACGCCCAGAGCTACATCGAAGGCATCGACATGCTGGCCAACATGCGTCTGTGTGCCAACGTGCCGAGCCAGCATGCGATCCAGACCGCCCTCGGCGGCTACCAGAGCATCAATGATCTGGTATTGCCCAACGGACGATTGTTGGAACAGCGCAATCGCACCTGGGAACTGCTCAACGACATTCCCGGCGTGAGCTGCGTCAAGCCAATGGGCGCGCTGTATGCGTTCCCACGGATCGACCCGAAAGTCTGCCCGATCCATAACGACGAGAAATTCGTGCTCGACCTGCTACTGTCGGAGAAGCTGCTGGTGGTTCAAGGCACCGCCTTCAACTGGCCATGGCCGGACCACTTCCGTGTGGTGACCCTGCCGCGCGTGGACGACCTGGACATGGCCATCGGACGTATCGGCAACTTCCTCAAGTCCTATCGCCAGTAACCTGCCTGTCACCGTGCGACGCTTGCGCAAGTCGCACGGTGATTGATTCAGCAACATTTCTTTGCGCCCTGCCGAACATCGCTGCTTCAAGCGCTAACTGATGACCGTTGAGTGCTCGCGTCTAACAACGGCGGGGCTTATGACGCTAATTGCCTGACAAACGCTTCCCGCATCGACGTCGGAAATGCCCTTCAAACAGCTAGACTGTTGCCGTAGGACACAGTTTGAAATAGTCACTTGGTTGAATAGCCTGGGTCAGCACCTTATATACCCCGCAGTACGCTACATCTTTAGCATGAGGAGATTTCTACAACCATGATGCGCATCCTGCTGTTTTTGGCCACTAACCTGGCGGTCGTGCTGATTGCCAGCATCACCCTGAGCCTTTTCGGCTTCAACGGGTTCATGGCGGCCAACGGGGTTGATCTCAACCTCAATCAGCTGCTGATTTTCTGTGCGGTCTTTGGTTTCGCCGGTTCGCTGTTCTCGCTGTTCATCTCCAAGTGGATGGCGAAGATGAGCACCAGTACCCAAATCATCAGCCAGCCGCGCACACGTCACGAGCAATGGCTGCTGCAAACCGTCGAGCAATTGTCCCGGGAAGCCGGGATCAAGATGCCCGAAGTCGGTATTTTCCCGGCCTACGAGGCGAACGCCTTTGCCACCGGCTGGAACAAGAACGACGCGTTGGTCGCGGTCAGCCAAGGGCTGCTCGAGCGTTTCTCGCCAGATGAAGTGAAGGCCGTTCTGGCCCACGAAATCGGCCACGTAGCCAATGGCGACATGGTCACCCTGGCATTGGTCCAGGGCGTGGTGAACACCTTCGTGATGTTCTTCGCACGGATCATCGGCAACTTTGTCGACAAGGTGATCTTCAAGAACGAAGAAGGCCAGGGCATCGCCTACTACGTGGCAACCATCTTCGCCGAACTGGTTCTGGGCATTCTGGCCAGCGCCATCGTCATGTGGTTCTCGCGTAAACGCGAATTCCGTGCAGACGAAGCCGGTGCACGTCTGGCCGGTACCGCCGCAATGATCGGCGCCCTGCAACGCCTGCGTGCCGAACAGGGGCTGCCGGTGCACATGCCGGACACCCTGACGGCTTTCGGCATTAACGGTGGCATCAAACAGGGGTTCGCCCGCATGTTCATGAGCCACCCGCCGCTGGAAGAGCGCATCGACGCGTTGCGTCGTCGGGGCTGATAGCTCTGCGGTGATGCAAAAAGGGGCGATCATCTGATCGCCCCTTTTTTGTGCCTTGCTGTTCCATCAACTCATCAAGCGATAAATCCGCTCTTCAAGCCGCGTAACACCGCTTTCCAGGAACTTCCAGCTCTCGCCCAGAACGTCCTGGTCCTCCAGAATCTTCAACTCCCACGAAACCCCGAACAACCGTTGCACTTCGTCATCCAGCACTGCAAAGGGCGGCCCCTCCATTTGTGCCTGGTCGTAATCCAGGGTAATCAGCAGCCCCAGCGAATCCTTCGGCACAATCCGCTTCAGATGCTCGGCGTATTGCTCCCGCATCTTCGGTGGCAAGGCGATCAACGCAGCGCGGTCGTACAGCGCACTGCAATCGGCGACATCGCCGGCCGTCAATGCGAAGAAATCACCACACCAGATCTCGATCGAGCCCGCCCGATAGACAGTAAAGGGGCCTTGGTCGCTGACGTCCGGATCAAATTGATGCTCATGGAAAAAGTCTTCCACCGCTTTTTCCGACAATTCGACGCCCAACACCTCGTGACCGCATTTCGCCAGCCACAGCAGATCCAGGCTTTTGCCACATAGCGGCACCAGTACGCGCGCACCCTCCTCCAGGCCCAGCTGCGGCCAGTACCGTTGCAGATATGGATTCACTTCCGGCAGGTGGAAGCCGATCTGATTCGACGTCCACCGCTTGTGCCAAAACTCCGGCTGCATAATTAATCCCGAAAATTCGATCAAAAGACCCTAAAACTTATATTAGATTTAGATCAATGATCTGACTGAAGATGATGCCATCTTACCCCTCAGGAGCTCATTCATGTTCCCCAGCCTGTACATATCCCATGGCTCGCCCATGTTGGCACTGGAACCGGGCGCCAGCGGGCCCGCCCTCGCTCGCCTGGCCGCAGAATTGCCGAAACCCAAAGCTATCGTAATTGTTTCTGCGCACTGGGAAAGCAATGAGTTGCTCGTCAGCGGCAATCCCAAGCCTGAAACCTGGCATGACTTCGGCGGCTTTCCGCAGGCGTTATTCGATGTGCAATACCCGGCGCCCGGCAATCCACAATTGGCCGCAGAGGTTGTCGAACTGCTGAAGAGCGATGGCCTGCCCGCACGCATCGACGCCGAACGGCCATTCGACCATGGTGTCTGGGTGCCGTTGTCTTTGATGTATCCACAAGCCGACATCCCCGTGGTGCAAGTCTCGCTACCCACCCGCGGCGGCCCGGCCCTGCAGGCCCGAGTCGGTCATGCCCTGGCCAGCCTGCGCGAACACGGCGTGCTGCTGATCGGTTCCGGGAGCATCACCCACAACCTGCGCGAACTGGACTGGCACGCCGGCCCGGAAAGCGTCGAACCCTGGGCCCAGGCATTTCGTGACTGGATGATCGAAAAACTCGCTGCCAACGACGAAACCGCGTTGCACGATTACCGTCAGCAAGCACCGAATGCCGTGCGCAACCATCCAAGTGATGAACATTTGTTGCCTTTGTATTTTGCCCGCGGTGCCGGAGGAAACTTCAGCGTGACTCACAAGGGATTCACCATGGGGGCCTTGGGCATGGACATTTACCGCTTCGGATAATGTCGCAGTACAAGCGCTCAACCTGTGGCGGCCAGG
It encodes:
- a CDS encoding DODA-type extradiol aromatic ring-opening family dioxygenase; translated protein: MFPSLYISHGSPMLALEPGASGPALARLAAELPKPKAIVIVSAHWESNELLVSGNPKPETWHDFGGFPQALFDVQYPAPGNPQLAAEVVELLKSDGLPARIDAERPFDHGVWVPLSLMYPQADIPVVQVSLPTRGGPALQARVGHALASLREHGVLLIGSGSITHNLRELDWHAGPESVEPWAQAFRDWMIEKLAANDETALHDYRQQAPNAVRNHPSDEHLLPLYFARGAGGNFSVTHKGFTMGALGMDIYRFG
- a CDS encoding thiopurine S-methyltransferase; this translates as MQPEFWHKRWTSNQIGFHLPEVNPYLQRYWPQLGLEEGARVLVPLCGKSLDLLWLAKCGHEVLGVELSEKAVEDFFHEHQFDPDVSDQGPFTVYRAGSIEIWCGDFFALTAGDVADCSALYDRAALIALPPKMREQYAEHLKRIVPKDSLGLLITLDYDQAQMEGPPFAVLDDEVQRLFGVSWELKILEDQDVLGESWKFLESGVTRLEERIYRLMS
- a CDS encoding pyridoxal phosphate-dependent aminotransferase; its protein translation is MQVSKSNKLANVCYDIRGPVLKHAKRLEEEGHRILKLNIGNPAPFGFEAPDEILQDVIRNLPTAQGYSDSKGLFSARKAVMQYYQQKQVEGVGIEDIYLGNGVSELIVMSMQALLNNGDEVLVPAPDYPLWTAAVSLSGGNPVHYLCDEQANWWPDLADIKAKITPNTKALVIINPNNPTGAVYSKEVLLGMLELARQHNLVVFSDEIYDKILYDDAVHICTASLAPDLLCLTFNGLSKSYRVAGFRSGWIAISGPKHHAQSYIEGIDMLANMRLCANVPSQHAIQTALGGYQSINDLVLPNGRLLEQRNRTWELLNDIPGVSCVKPMGALYAFPRIDPKVCPIHNDEKFVLDLLLSEKLLVVQGTAFNWPWPDHFRVVTLPRVDDLDMAIGRIGNFLKSYRQ
- the msrB gene encoding peptide-methionine (R)-S-oxide reductase MsrB, translating into MEKLEKTLEEWRAMLDPEQYNVCRLKGTERPFSGKYNDSKVDGVYHCICCNELLFDSKTKFDSGCGWPSFYAPIGDSAMVEIRDVSHGMIRTEVVCAKCDAHLGHVFPDGPPPTGLRYCINSVCLDLVPRG
- the htpX gene encoding protease HtpX encodes the protein MMRILLFLATNLAVVLIASITLSLFGFNGFMAANGVDLNLNQLLIFCAVFGFAGSLFSLFISKWMAKMSTSTQIISQPRTRHEQWLLQTVEQLSREAGIKMPEVGIFPAYEANAFATGWNKNDALVAVSQGLLERFSPDEVKAVLAHEIGHVANGDMVTLALVQGVVNTFVMFFARIIGNFVDKVIFKNEEGQGIAYYVATIFAELVLGILASAIVMWFSRKREFRADEAGARLAGTAAMIGALQRLRAEQGLPVHMPDTLTAFGINGGIKQGFARMFMSHPPLEERIDALRRRG